AGTAGATACTCTCTCCCAAGCCACTAGCCTCCTGTTGCTCTGCAATAGCGGCCTGCTCCGCGCCCAGCTCCTCATTGAGCAATTCCCGTCGGGTCTTTTCCACTGAGAGtgcttccttcttctgcGCATTATTCGAGGCCTTGAGCAGCTCAGAGGCGCTTCCAAACGAGAACGCTCGCCGCAGCCGCGACTTGCCCGGTCCTTTGGCGCTGCTGTTGGCTATCTCTGCGGCGCGCTGCGTAGCAGGGCTGTGTGCGGGGCCCGTGGGCATGGTGCGCTCCTTGGGAGCGGCTTGAGGCGCTGGCGGGTTGGAAGGACTAGCGTCGGCTGAAACGGGCTGTGATAAAGGCGAAGGCTTGTTCACTCGTGTGTCGTCGGGTTTGCCTCGAGCTGACGAGGACGAATCGCCATCACGGACCTATCCAGTTAGTTTGGCTCcagagaagaacaagaataGAGAACGTACAGTAGAAGTCGAGGACTGTGCCGAATGGGTGCTTCCTTCGTTTTGAGCAGGCTTGGTTTGGTCAAAGTAATCCTGGCCGGTGGTGGAGGGCGTAGGAGATGCGGAAGGCAGATGAAGCTGTAGATTAATGAGACCAGCATTATCCATGTTACCCCAGCTCCTTCGTCGGTATCTCTTGGCCAGCTCCGTCTGTGGCCTATCAGGACGAGAGGTATCATCGGCACTCGAGACCCGGACGTGCCCCCGGGCAGTAGGATGGCCGGGGAGAGAGGCCAGTTGACTATCATCCACACTCGGCCCCGGCTGGTGAGAAGAATTCGTCGACTGTGCACCCGCAGCACCTTCCGCCCGTCTATTCCCACGACGATACCGGTCTGGCGAGGGTTTGGCGACAGTAGGGGAGGAAATGTTCATCAGGGGTGAGGGTGGGGGGAGATTCACGGTCGAAAGGGGACGAATGGGTTGGTCGACCGACTGCTGCGATGAGGGCTTGCGAGTGGGAATGACCGAATCGTCCTTGGAAAGATGCATTGGAGGCGTGGAAGATACAGGACCAGCTGCAGGATGATTCAGAGAATGCGAAGAGCCTCCGGCATGAGCCGTCAGCGGCGGAGCTGATGGAGCCGAGATGGTACGGTTCTCTGGTCGAGGATGAGGGTTCCAGGACTGACGGATCTGCGGGTTGGGGGAAGTGGGGGTGTTGTAAGAGGTCACAGCCTGGTGACCATTAGGTCGATAGCTCCCAGAGCTGCCCGCCGGGGCGTAAGGGTTCCAAGACATGGAGGAATTGCGAGCGGtatggtgatggtggtgttgaTGTTGCTGCGAGGACGACGAAGCGGGACGAGTCTGCAGCACAGGAACCGTGCTAGTTTGCTGAG
This Aspergillus chevalieri M1 DNA, chromosome 3, nearly complete sequence DNA region includes the following protein-coding sequences:
- the BNI4 gene encoding uncharacterized protein (COG:S;~EggNog:ENOG410PGSG) — encoded protein: MAALVQTIPQQTSTVPVLQTRPASSSSQQHQHHHHHTARNSSMSWNPYAPAGSSGSYRPNGHQAVTSYNTPTSPNPQIRQSWNPHPRPENRTISAPSAPPLTAHAGGSSHSLNHPAAGPVSSTPPMHLSKDDSVIPTRKPSSQQSVDQPIRPLSTVNLPPPSPLMNISSPTVAKPSPDRYRRGNRRAEGAAGAQSTNSSHQPGPSVDDSQLASLPGHPTARGHVRVSSADDTSRPDRPQTELAKRYRRRSWGNMDNAGLINLQLHLPSASPTPSTTGQDYFDQTKPAQNEGSTHSAQSSTSTVRDGDSSSSARGKPDDTRVNKPSPLSQPVSADASPSNPPAPQAAPKERTMPTGPAHSPATQRAAEIANSSAKGPGKSRLRRAFSFGSASELLKASNNAQKKEALSVEKTRRELLNEELGAEQAAIAEQQEASGLGESIYSHYQGHLFNRSNDNLSVSSTASSASVMLRKMGKGMKKSTRSLVGLFRPKSVMSTSSTDGIAVEPSAPQVSMVNIEADRNSVLVNADPQDLPRGGTVFPKVEPNSQEAVTGTSGPSSDGPRKSIVGSDNERAEVLAAVRKGILKKTHSEPALSTPAKSRDANSSESPHSSTPSTPEDRSGNRVKIAGEDYFAESKGAPSPPMAPKSLIFSPRIQLHETWTSGEYDRRGDVATCNRLTPLLAQQIKEELNNFKMEMEVHETSKVYTHFL